Proteins encoded in a region of the Uloborus diversus isolate 005 chromosome 1, Udiv.v.3.1, whole genome shotgun sequence genome:
- the LOC129224839 gene encoding solute carrier family 35 member G1-like: MHFNFRDLVLALLCAFLGSIKGLLVNEVNSLGAIEIFGLRSIGATCFLLPIIIFSDSQLWYDAKCNLILFLRSVIGNIAVCGYYYGFVYLPISEASLLFYSTPIFTIIIGRLFLKERCGVAELTSTTLSVLGLALVCVPNFSMNYSQSSIKGVSGCLIGAFAQAIALAIIRKITHVPPVVVSFWWAVMGVVFSSVLCSVFNEMSLWKCGWEAVCVILISVVGFISELCLVSSLKSTGAVIVSVALTSEIIWAFVLQMCVQQQYPSLMTSLGGVAILISVSVPPVMKLTCKQDLNE; this comes from the coding sequence ATGCATTTCAACTTCCGTGATTTAGTTTTAGCTCTTCTATGCGCTTTTCTTGGAAGTATAAAAGGCCTACTTGTGAACGAAGTAAACTCTTTAGGTGCAATAGAAATTTTTGGATTGCGAAGCATAGGAGCAACTTGTTTTCTGTTACCAATCATAATTTTCTCCGACAGTCAACTGTGGTATGACGCCAAGTGTAACTTAATTCTATTCTTGCGATCAGTTATCGGAAATATTGCTGTTTGTGGTTACTATTACGGATTCGTGTATTTGCCAATCTCCGAAGCATCTCTGCTGTTCTATTCCACCCCCATCTTTACCATAATAATAGGACGACTCTTCCTGAAAGAAAGATGTGGTGTCGCAGAATTGACATCCACAACTCTGTCTGTGCTTGGTTTAGCTCTTGTGTGTGTGCCGAACTTCAGTATGAATTATTCCCAGAGTAGCATCAAAGGTGTGTCTGGCTGTTTGATTGGTGCCTTTGCTCAAGCGATTGCTTTAGCCATTATCAGGAAAATAACTCATGTTCCGCCTGTCGTCGTGAGCTTCTGGTGGGCGGTGATGGGGGTTGTGTTTTCGTCGGTTCTGTGCAGTGTGTTTAACGAAATGTCGCTTTGGAAGTGTGGATGGGAAGCCGTTTGCGTAATCCTCATCTCAGTGGTTGGTTTCATCAGCGAGCTGTGTCTGGTGTCATCTTTGAAGTCAACGGGGGCTGTCATCGTTTCGGTGGCCCTCACTTCTGAAATCATATGGGCTTTCGTGCTGCAAATGTGCGTCCAGCAGCAGTACCCGAGTTTGATGACTTCGCTAGGGGGAGTCGCTATTTTAATATCGGTTTCTGTGCCACCTGTAATGAAATTGACATGTAAGCAAGACTTAAATGAGTAG